ATGTTAAAGATACAAGGTACTATGCAATCCAGCACAAAGATAATGCAAGATGTATCATCTTTAATTCGTCTTCCCCAACTCTCGGAAACTATGAGAAATCTGTCTATGGAACTTACAAAGGCAGGTGTCTTAGAGGAAATGCGTGATGAAATGTTTCTACCAGTAGAAGACGATGAAGAATTGATGGATTTGGCTGATGAGGATGAGGAAGTCCAAGAAATTCTTACAAAATATAATGTCATTCCTGCACCTTCAGAAAAAGCAGCGGATGCTGCTACACATCGTGAACAATCACTCAAACAAGCACTTCCATCTTTATCCAATGGGATTGCTAAAGACTCTActgaaattgatgaagaaCAATTGTTGGACATTCGTGATAAGCTAGATGCTTTGAAATCCTAAACggtttaaatattttttctttctctgCTTCTAATTTTACATGTTTATTCTTTGTATTATATCATTTAAACTGATTTCCTTGCATATTTAACAAAACTCCCTGCATTACGGTTGTAGTAATTTTATGGCacaaaattctttttctcgttaaattttcatcagTAGCATATGAAGTAATTATGCATCATGGACCGCCTTCCTATatcattcaatttttgGCAGATATATTCAATAAGTAGGCTTCATATCTTTCCTTTGCCTTTGTTATTGAATACAAAATACTCATATATCCACCGCTGTTGAACATTACTccattaaaaagaaatgcttGTTCTTTTTGGTCAGCCAGAAAATTGGCATGAGCAGGATTTTCGTGCTGTAGATGATAGGGTTCGTGGAGGCTCTTCGATAAGTCATCTCACTGAGGAGAAGGATAGTGATGGGAAATCTCGCGCCAAGTTTTGGGGCACTCTTGATACTAAGACCTTGGGAGGCGCTGGATTCTGTAGTCAGGCTACTAATATCAAGGATAGGACGTGGAACCTGAAAGAGTTT
This portion of the Schizosaccharomyces pombe strain 972h- genome assembly, chromosome: I genome encodes:
- the vps24 gene encoding ESCRT III complex subunit Vps24 is translated as MQTVRSYFFGPTPQEQNRKWQSIIRKEQRQLDRQVYHLKAGRKKAEVQLKQLAKQSDITNMRILAKEIARANRHGKRLAESKALLGSLSLQLNDQMAMLKIQGTMQSSTKIMQDVSSLIRLPQLSETMRNLSMELTKAGVLEEMRDEMFLPVEDDEELMDLADEDEEVQEILTKYNVIPAPSEKAADAATHREQSLKQALPSLSNGIAKDSTEIDEEQLLDIRDKLDALKS